A genomic stretch from Rhodomicrobium vannielii ATCC 17100 includes:
- a CDS encoding ABC transporter ATP-binding protein, whose protein sequence is MEKILISGVRKVFRIKAGGDAARGDEPGELTALDGVDLSVRAGEFVTLVGPSGSGKSVLLDIVGGLASASSGRVSIDGVEVHEPARNSAYVFQQYALFPWRSAIGNVEYPLEVRGVGKAERREKARQLLALFGLSGFAERYPNQLSGGMQQRVAIARALASDPEVLLMDEPFAALDAQTREILQGELLRIWEEIRTTVLFVTHGIDEAVFLADRVVVMTARPGVVKKIIDVELPRPRLDHIRSSAEFNACRREVWEALSDEVKKAQRDQEYVLETESAS, encoded by the coding sequence ATGGAAAAAATCCTCATCAGCGGTGTCAGGAAGGTTTTCCGCATCAAGGCAGGGGGCGACGCGGCACGAGGTGACGAGCCCGGCGAGTTGACGGCTCTCGACGGGGTAGATTTATCCGTGCGCGCTGGCGAGTTCGTCACTCTTGTCGGCCCGAGCGGCAGCGGGAAATCGGTGCTGCTCGACATCGTGGGAGGACTGGCGTCGGCCTCGAGCGGCAGGGTGAGCATTGATGGAGTGGAAGTTCACGAGCCCGCCCGCAACAGTGCCTACGTCTTCCAGCAATATGCGCTCTTTCCGTGGCGCAGCGCTATCGGCAACGTCGAGTATCCGCTTGAGGTGCGCGGCGTTGGCAAGGCCGAGCGGCGCGAGAAGGCCCGGCAGCTCCTCGCGCTCTTCGGCCTCTCCGGCTTCGCCGAGCGCTATCCGAACCAGCTGTCCGGGGGCATGCAGCAACGCGTCGCGATCGCTCGAGCGCTAGCGAGTGATCCCGAGGTTCTCCTCATGGACGAGCCCTTCGCAGCACTGGACGCGCAGACCCGCGAGATACTTCAGGGTGAGTTGCTGCGCATCTGGGAAGAGATTCGAACAACGGTCCTCTTCGTCACTCATGGCATCGACGAGGCCGTCTTCCTTGCCGACCGCGTGGTGGTGATGACCGCCAGACCGGGGGTCGTGAAGAAGATCATTGATGTTGAACTGCCAAGGCCGCGCCTCGACCACATACGTTCCAGTGCGGAGTTCAACGCCTGCCGTCGGGAGGTGTGGGAAGCTCTGAGCGACGAGGTCAAGAAGGCGCAGCGAGACCAGGAATACGTCCTAGAAACCGAGAGTGCATCATGA
- a CDS encoding MFS transporter codes for MNGHVKGLYDRLGLARMAISLRHRNYRLFFIGQSISNVGSWMQKIAISWLVYRMTDSVFMLGFATFVGQLPSFVISPFAGVLADRCNRRTLMLVLQTSQLLVAATLAAIVCLGVAQVWQLLLLNCLIGILNACDLPVRQSFTAEMIGEGEASVLSNAIALNSTMMNLAKLIGPVLAGTLITIAGEGVCFIFNAVSFLAVLASLCMMRVPRRKLPPRGGAILGELLGGLRYARHHSHIRRTLVLLSVFAFLGQPHISLLPVFAKEVLGGGPDTLGVLMACQGLGAVCGAMYLAGRASTEGIERCVALACMLYSACLFAFTCSQNQALSMALLVVTGFAMMVQMAGSNTILQTHTGADMRGRIMSFYAVAVMGMTPLGSLIAGGVADRIGVADTVAIGAGLCLLAGLGSWRLIKSE; via the coding sequence ATGAATGGTCACGTGAAGGGCTTGTATGACCGCCTCGGTCTGGCCCGGATGGCAATATCGCTGCGGCATAGGAACTACCGACTGTTTTTCATCGGGCAATCGATTTCCAACGTCGGAAGCTGGATGCAGAAGATTGCTATCAGTTGGCTGGTCTACCGGATGACCGACTCGGTCTTCATGCTCGGGTTTGCCACGTTCGTCGGTCAACTGCCATCCTTCGTGATCTCTCCCTTCGCGGGCGTGCTCGCCGACCGATGTAACCGTCGTACGCTGATGCTGGTCCTGCAAACGAGCCAACTCCTGGTCGCCGCGACGCTGGCGGCCATCGTCTGTCTCGGTGTGGCGCAGGTCTGGCAGTTGCTTTTACTGAACTGCCTCATAGGCATTCTCAACGCCTGCGATCTGCCCGTTCGGCAATCCTTTACGGCGGAGATGATTGGCGAAGGCGAGGCGTCCGTCTTGAGCAACGCGATCGCGCTCAACTCCACCATGATGAATCTAGCCAAATTGATCGGCCCGGTCCTCGCCGGAACGCTAATTACCATTGCGGGCGAAGGTGTCTGTTTTATATTCAATGCCGTCAGTTTTCTCGCCGTACTTGCCTCGCTTTGCATGATGCGTGTACCGCGTCGCAAGCTGCCGCCGCGCGGTGGCGCGATCCTCGGGGAACTGCTCGGCGGCCTTCGCTATGCCCGCCATCATTCCCATATTCGACGCACCCTCGTGCTACTGAGCGTCTTCGCGTTCCTTGGTCAGCCGCACATCTCCTTGCTGCCCGTTTTCGCCAAGGAGGTGCTCGGCGGCGGCCCGGATACACTTGGCGTCTTGATGGCCTGTCAAGGGCTAGGCGCGGTCTGCGGCGCGATGTATCTGGCCGGACGCGCGTCGACGGAGGGCATTGAACGCTGCGTTGCGCTCGCCTGCATGCTCTACAGCGCGTGTCTGTTCGCCTTCACGTGCTCGCAAAACCAGGCGCTTTCCATGGCCCTGCTCGTAGTGACCGGCTTTGCCATGATGGTTCAGATGGCCGGGAGTAACACGATCCTGCAGACCCACACTGGTGCGGATATGCGGGGCCGCATCATGAGCTTCTACGCCGTCGCGGTTATGGGTATGACGCCTCTGGGCAGCCTTATTGCCGGGGGGGTCGCTGATCGAATCGGAGTCGCGGACACAGTAGCAATCGGCGCTGGTCTCTGTCTGCTGGCTGGTCTTGGATCTTGGCGCCTGATCAAGAGCGAATGA
- a CDS encoding ABC transporter permease: protein MTGLQYKIRGAVGLDGAALQLPKTTASRRTKRRKPPANLVYGLPLLFAVATLWELAPRLGLLNPIFFPAFSEVVSAWVDLIVNGSLLSDVWASLRRSATGFLLAVLVAVPLGLLMGSYRKFERLTDLFVQTLRNTPQYALLPLFVLTMGIGEASKIAITFYASMWMLLINTISGVKSVDPTLIKAARSMGANDFDLFRNVVLPASVPSITAGARLAVKASVVSVIGAEMLAAQSGVGHLIQNAQLMMQVPEMYAGILTLTVIGTTINYLLVWAEKKASGWKYGRETSAL, encoded by the coding sequence ATGACCGGCTTACAGTACAAGATCAGAGGTGCAGTGGGCCTTGACGGTGCGGCGCTGCAGCTCCCCAAGACAACAGCGTCTCGCAGAACGAAGCGTCGAAAGCCCCCGGCGAATCTTGTCTACGGACTGCCACTTCTTTTCGCGGTGGCGACGCTATGGGAACTTGCGCCCAGACTCGGCCTTTTGAACCCGATCTTCTTCCCAGCCTTTTCGGAGGTGGTGAGCGCCTGGGTGGATCTTATCGTCAACGGGTCGCTGCTCAGCGATGTCTGGGCCAGTCTCCGCCGCAGTGCCACGGGCTTCCTTCTCGCAGTTCTGGTAGCGGTGCCCCTCGGGTTGCTGATGGGAAGTTACCGCAAATTCGAGCGCTTGACCGATCTGTTCGTGCAGACACTGCGCAACACGCCGCAATATGCCCTGCTCCCCCTTTTTGTGCTGACGATGGGCATCGGCGAAGCTTCCAAGATCGCCATCACGTTCTATGCGTCGATGTGGATGCTGCTCATCAATACGATCAGCGGCGTCAAATCGGTTGATCCCACGCTGATCAAGGCAGCCAGGTCGATGGGCGCCAATGATTTCGATCTCTTCCGCAATGTGGTGCTGCCTGCCAGTGTCCCGTCGATCACAGCTGGCGCGCGGCTCGCGGTCAAGGCGTCGGTCGTCTCGGTCATCGGCGCCGAGATGTTGGCTGCCCAGTCAGGCGTTGGGCATCTGATCCAGAATGCGCAGCTGATGATGCAGGTGCCGGAGATGTACGCCGGCATCCTGACGCTGACTGTCATCGGAACGACGATCAACTACCTCCTCGTCTGGGCGGAAAAAAAGGCGAGCGGCTGGAAGTACGGCCGCGAGACATCAGCCCTCTAG
- a CDS encoding ABC transporter ATP-binding protein, whose product MMGEAEKTPEEFQTNTGKWKAFLWSYLRRYRLRLAFGVAFVVARDLIGYTIPLLISIGIDTLAHSPRETASAGVALVSLGIAAAALPRFAFQTAARLSLMSTSRNIEYEMRRDLMRHFFALDASFWSRTRVGDAMAHAVNDLNAVRMMVGPGATALFEGVTALPVALAVMGWVNWHLTLAALLPLPFAFWALLYAGRMIRHRFDAIQSLFSTMSAAVQQTVSGVRVVRAFVQEQNETSRFDEMNRSYAKSNRELALYSSSLDPMLAFATGLSVLIVLGYGGRLVLEGSLSVGDFVMFTTYMALLSRPVSSLGRAVNLLQRGAASVARLHALFAQRPKIVDPGVSGKDSGAAPVPLRELQFDDVSVSFGKNVALAGVSLRIPFGSTVAILGPTGAGKTTLARLIPRLLDPSSGCVRFDGRDVRDMPLEQLRSQISLASQETYLFSATLGENIAMGAPSASASQIAEAAQMAGLEEDLRAFPLGLQTIVGERGVMLSGGQKQRVALARALLRRPRILVLDDTLSRVDAVTADFILRQLRHASWSQTTVFIATRIAAARHADHIVILSEGRVVEAGRHDELLASNSYYARMARLQNLEHELATL is encoded by the coding sequence ATGATGGGCGAAGCCGAGAAAACACCTGAGGAATTCCAGACCAACACTGGAAAGTGGAAAGCATTCCTATGGTCGTATCTTCGGCGATACCGCCTGCGCCTGGCGTTTGGTGTGGCGTTTGTCGTTGCGCGCGACCTTATAGGTTACACCATTCCGCTCCTGATAAGCATCGGAATAGACACTTTGGCGCATTCGCCGAGAGAAACCGCCAGCGCAGGCGTCGCTCTTGTCAGTCTCGGCATCGCTGCTGCTGCCTTGCCGCGATTTGCATTTCAGACCGCCGCAAGGCTTAGCTTGATGTCGACCTCGCGCAACATCGAATACGAGATGCGCCGCGACTTGATGCGCCATTTCTTTGCACTTGACGCATCCTTCTGGTCTCGCACCCGTGTTGGCGACGCAATGGCTCACGCCGTCAACGACCTGAATGCCGTACGCATGATGGTCGGCCCGGGTGCGACGGCACTTTTTGAGGGAGTCACGGCGCTGCCTGTTGCCTTGGCGGTGATGGGTTGGGTGAATTGGCACTTGACATTGGCTGCGCTGCTCCCGCTGCCCTTTGCCTTTTGGGCGCTTCTGTACGCCGGGCGCATGATCCGCCATCGCTTCGATGCTATTCAGAGCCTGTTCTCCACCATGAGCGCCGCCGTCCAGCAGACGGTCTCCGGTGTTCGCGTGGTGCGAGCCTTCGTTCAGGAGCAAAACGAGACCAGCCGCTTCGACGAAATGAACCGTTCCTACGCGAAGTCCAACCGCGAACTGGCTTTGTACTCAAGTTCGCTCGATCCAATGCTGGCTTTTGCCACAGGTCTGTCGGTCCTGATTGTGCTCGGCTACGGCGGCAGGCTCGTCCTGGAAGGCAGCCTGAGTGTGGGCGACTTTGTCATGTTCACCACTTACATGGCCCTGCTGTCGCGTCCCGTCTCTTCTCTTGGGCGAGCTGTCAATCTGTTGCAACGCGGTGCCGCTTCAGTCGCCCGCTTGCACGCACTCTTCGCACAGAGGCCAAAAATCGTCGATCCCGGCGTTTCCGGCAAAGATAGCGGTGCCGCGCCCGTGCCGCTGCGCGAGCTTCAGTTCGATGACGTTTCAGTGAGCTTTGGAAAGAACGTCGCGCTGGCCGGAGTGAGCCTGCGGATTCCGTTCGGCAGCACGGTGGCGATTCTCGGCCCGACTGGGGCGGGGAAGACAACTCTAGCGCGGCTGATCCCGCGCTTGCTCGATCCGAGCTCCGGTTGCGTCCGTTTCGATGGTCGCGATGTGCGCGACATGCCGCTGGAACAGCTGCGCTCGCAGATCAGTCTGGCATCGCAGGAAACCTACCTTTTTAGCGCCACGCTCGGCGAAAACATCGCCATGGGCGCGCCGTCGGCGTCCGCTTCGCAGATTGCCGAAGCCGCACAGATGGCTGGCCTCGAAGAAGATTTGCGCGCGTTTCCTCTCGGGTTGCAGACGATCGTTGGGGAGCGTGGCGTCATGCTCTCCGGCGGGCAGAAGCAGCGTGTCGCTCTGGCGCGAGCTCTGTTACGACGCCCGCGCATTCTGGTGCTTGATGACACGCTCTCCCGCGTCGACGCCGTGACCGCAGACTTCATACTGCGTCAGTTGCGGCATGCGTCCTGGTCGCAGACGACCGTCTTCATTGCAACCCGGATCGCTGCAGCACGGCATGCCGATCACATCGTGATCCTAAGCGAAGGGCGAGTGGTCGAGGCCGGGCGCCATGACGAGCTGCTGGCGAGCAACAGCTACTATGCGCGGATGGCGCGCCTTCAAAATCTCGAACACGAGTTGGCGACGCTATGA
- a CDS encoding 2-hydroxyacyl-CoA dehydratase family protein, which yields MSTATLQTNAVREGFRYPESIREAFIATPGLNFRDGSYVSSEKMWEFLTVEAPRRFPYSFSEERIFGESLHDYTYFAGIKHNYLNLTLRDRLLKAHANGVPIIHVQGGQTVDPFFAAGAIPVVPGPLRGWATSMKEGLTLYQAGQRATDILEAGRSAISVDCCNNPVGAMEAIRQNLIPIDMVVPYLALRCTDIAYTLESYRTLVKDIPLHFIDYPVTRDTEWTVQYVAELLRDLVKRIAQLRGVEVTEEDLWKEIKLENRGRKFARDAVELVWRAELPPIRSQNLSGIITGGRFDRGDSLAGTELLEQDFAEVTQRVRDGVLAPGVSEDAVRLISVGSCFGLQSDFVEAHGGVVVGTDDHLSKIYADVGEYGDPYERMAESILSYNYEKETEKRAAYVVDLVRRSRANGVVCGYNWGCNYQSAVSRMIADIVKKETGVPTLNLVVNGLGLSRLQGNEQTQNRIESFIEMIRH from the coding sequence ATGAGCACGGCGACACTCCAGACAAACGCAGTTAGAGAAGGTTTCCGCTATCCGGAGTCCATTCGCGAGGCGTTCATCGCAACTCCGGGCCTCAACTTCCGCGACGGCAGCTACGTCTCCTCGGAAAAGATGTGGGAGTTTCTCACGGTCGAAGCGCCGCGGCGGTTCCCCTACTCCTTCAGCGAGGAGCGGATTTTCGGCGAATCCCTGCACGATTACACATATTTCGCAGGCATCAAACACAACTACCTGAACCTTACGCTGCGCGACCGACTGCTCAAGGCGCACGCGAACGGGGTGCCGATCATACATGTGCAGGGCGGGCAAACAGTCGACCCCTTCTTCGCCGCTGGGGCTATTCCCGTAGTCCCAGGGCCGTTGCGTGGTTGGGCTACGAGCATGAAGGAGGGGCTAACCCTCTATCAAGCGGGTCAACGCGCCACTGACATCCTGGAAGCCGGACGCAGCGCGATCTCCGTCGATTGCTGCAACAATCCGGTTGGCGCCATGGAAGCAATTCGCCAGAACCTCATCCCTATCGACATGGTGGTGCCCTACCTCGCGCTGCGTTGCACGGACATCGCCTACACACTGGAGTCCTATCGCACCCTCGTTAAGGACATCCCGCTGCATTTCATCGACTACCCCGTTACCCGGGACACGGAATGGACGGTTCAGTACGTAGCCGAACTCCTCCGTGATTTGGTGAAGAGGATCGCCCAACTTCGGGGCGTCGAGGTCACCGAGGAAGATCTCTGGAAGGAGATCAAACTCGAAAACCGGGGCCGCAAGTTCGCCCGCGATGCGGTCGAGTTGGTCTGGCGAGCCGAGTTGCCGCCGATTCGTAGCCAGAATCTTTCCGGCATCATCACTGGCGGACGCTTCGATCGCGGCGACTCGCTGGCCGGAACCGAGTTGCTTGAGCAAGACTTCGCGGAGGTGACGCAGCGTGTCAGGGACGGTGTCCTGGCGCCGGGTGTCTCCGAGGACGCTGTCCGGCTCATCTCGGTGGGTTCATGCTTCGGGCTTCAGTCAGACTTCGTTGAGGCACACGGCGGGGTCGTCGTCGGCACCGACGATCACCTCAGCAAAATCTACGCGGATGTCGGCGAATACGGCGATCCTTATGAGCGGATGGCCGAGAGCATTCTCTCATACAACTACGAAAAGGAGACCGAGAAGCGAGCCGCCTATGTTGTCGACCTCGTGCGCCGCTCCCGTGCCAACGGTGTCGTGTGTGGCTACAACTGGGGCTGCAACTACCAATCGGCGGTATCACGCATGATCGCCGACATCGTCAAGAAAGAGACCGGCGTGCCGACGCTCAACCTCGTCGTCAACGGCCTCGGCCTGAGCCGTCTGCAAGGCAATGAGCAGACGCAAAACCGTATCGAATCCTTCATCGAGATGATCCGCCACTAA
- a CDS encoding ABC transporter ATP-binding protein, whose amino-acid sequence MLPTASVDEVPPRLDDWSVLTRLLGLLSPYWGEVAASVLCALFATALQIINPLLLSIAIDKYFLHHEPAIDWLRIWLPQDAQRGLLLLSVLFFAGVVLSFLFQSLHAYLAQSSGQKAMADLRHRIFTHLHRLPVAFYDVTPVGRLVTRATTDVEALNDLYTNGIVSVLANSVMTLCFLAAALHLNSHLSIVLLAFLPLFTIMTLCFRRIITRSQQYGRILLARINSFIAENVGGIDVVHLFNRQKPHLERFDEMNSAYNTTSMQWVTANAWFMPVVEILGTISQAALLFMGAWLLQDGQLSIGVIVAFLQYATLFLRPIQEIGERYGVLQSSVVSAEKVFGLLDMPLSRLQDGGASPALAHAEIEFDHVWFAYKGDEWILQDVSFKVASGESLAIVGHTGAGKTTIVNLLLRFYEPQRGVIRVGGVDIRSIPASSLRNRFGVVLQDTYVREGSILDNLRFGALGDTEAQVHRAAEKTGLLMMADHFSEGLHTQVHERGDNLSSGQKQLIAMARAMARDPDLLILDEATANVDSETEERMQKAVEMFLRGRTSVIIAHRLATILHADNIIVMHKGRVAESGNHRALIHARGLYWRLCQLQYGEVATDLVRR is encoded by the coding sequence ATGCTCCCCACCGCATCCGTCGACGAGGTTCCACCCAGGTTGGACGACTGGTCGGTGCTTACGAGACTCCTGGGCTTGCTGTCGCCCTATTGGGGGGAGGTAGCGGCCTCGGTACTTTGCGCACTGTTCGCTACGGCTCTCCAAATTATCAACCCGCTTCTGCTTTCCATCGCCATCGACAAGTATTTCCTCCACCACGAGCCAGCGATCGATTGGCTTCGCATCTGGCTGCCGCAGGATGCGCAACGCGGGCTGCTATTACTGTCGGTCCTCTTCTTTGCGGGCGTGGTCCTGTCATTCTTGTTTCAAAGCCTTCACGCGTATCTCGCTCAGAGCTCCGGGCAAAAGGCCATGGCCGACCTGCGCCATCGCATCTTTACACATTTGCATCGACTTCCGGTCGCCTTCTACGACGTCACTCCGGTGGGACGATTGGTGACCCGCGCCACCACCGATGTCGAGGCGCTCAACGATCTGTACACGAACGGCATAGTCTCGGTGCTAGCCAACTCTGTCATGACCCTTTGCTTTCTGGCGGCGGCGCTGCATCTGAACAGCCATCTGAGTATCGTTCTGCTCGCGTTTCTTCCCCTCTTTACGATAATGACACTGTGCTTCCGGCGCATTATCACCCGCAGCCAGCAATACGGGCGCATCCTGCTGGCTCGCATCAATTCCTTTATCGCCGAGAACGTCGGCGGCATCGACGTCGTGCATCTGTTCAATCGCCAGAAGCCGCATCTGGAACGCTTCGACGAGATGAACTCGGCCTACAACACCACCTCCATGCAATGGGTCACAGCCAACGCATGGTTCATGCCGGTGGTCGAAATACTCGGCACGATTTCCCAAGCAGCGCTCTTGTTCATGGGAGCCTGGCTATTGCAAGACGGCCAGCTCTCGATTGGGGTGATTGTCGCCTTCCTGCAGTATGCGACGCTTTTCTTGCGTCCCATCCAGGAGATAGGCGAGCGTTATGGTGTGCTGCAATCGAGCGTCGTTTCTGCCGAAAAGGTCTTCGGGTTGCTCGACATGCCTCTGTCTCGCTTGCAGGACGGGGGCGCATCGCCCGCGTTAGCCCACGCGGAGATCGAGTTTGATCACGTCTGGTTTGCCTATAAGGGCGACGAGTGGATACTGCAGGATGTCAGCTTCAAGGTAGCGAGCGGAGAGTCCTTGGCGATCGTCGGGCATACCGGCGCCGGCAAGACGACAATCGTCAACCTTTTGCTACGCTTCTACGAGCCGCAGCGCGGTGTCATCCGCGTCGGCGGCGTCGACATTCGCAGCATCCCTGCGTCGTCCCTGCGCAACCGTTTCGGCGTGGTCCTTCAGGATACTTACGTGCGCGAGGGCAGCATTCTGGATAATCTGCGCTTCGGGGCCTTAGGAGATACCGAAGCGCAGGTGCACCGCGCCGCCGAAAAGACAGGGCTCTTGATGATGGCTGATCATTTCTCCGAGGGGTTACACACGCAGGTGCACGAACGCGGAGACAACCTCTCCTCTGGCCAGAAACAGCTCATAGCCATGGCGCGCGCGATGGCTCGCGACCCGGATTTGCTGATCCTCGACGAGGCAACCGCGAATGTCGATTCCGAGACCGAGGAACGAATGCAAAAGGCAGTGGAGATGTTTCTCCGAGGACGGACGTCCGTCATCATAGCGCACCGGCTCGCGACAATTCTACACGCCGATAACATCATCGTCATGCACAAGGGGCGCGTGGCCGAAAGCGGAAATCACCGTGCATTGATACACGCTCGGGGACTTTATTGGCGGTTGTGTCAGCTGCAATACGGCGAAGTGGCCACTGATTTAGTTCGCCGCTGA
- a CDS encoding aliphatic sulfonate ABC transporter substrate-binding protein, with protein sequence MSSVKSKARLRLGLLAVAVVALVAVGLSVASFSNSDGRQIEVIRVGSTAPGHLVFTVSKHLHAWDREFAPDGIRIEYLPFTGGGSEAATALSSGNLEFMFTASNPALRAAASGADVKMVAVSSFARRGASSIIVRADSPIRSVADLKGKKVAYLAGTVRHASLVRVLQSVDLTIKDIQSLQLDAMASAPALLRGDIDALVEGEGTVWKLMQQKAVRVLVDGRNHPEWATPSVITVNGDFARRHPDLVRRFLAVDLQCAEWADAHPEETIRVLSKLNGQPVEYLRTYHPDGRFFAQPAITSEALQSLRDEEEFMRSTALLKGSIDHGTWVDRSYIDAVYAASGKGNASETVRVVSDQKAQASQ encoded by the coding sequence ATGTCATCAGTCAAAAGCAAGGCTCGGCTTCGCCTGGGTTTGCTGGCGGTGGCGGTCGTGGCGCTGGTGGCCGTGGGCTTGTCCGTGGCCTCCTTCTCCAACTCCGATGGCCGGCAGATTGAGGTCATCCGTGTCGGCAGCACGGCGCCAGGGCATCTGGTGTTCACCGTCAGCAAACACCTCCACGCGTGGGATAGGGAGTTCGCGCCCGACGGCATACGCATCGAGTACCTTCCCTTCACCGGGGGAGGTTCCGAGGCGGCCACCGCTCTATCGTCGGGCAATCTGGAATTCATGTTTACCGCCAGCAACCCTGCTCTTCGCGCGGCCGCCTCCGGTGCGGACGTGAAAATGGTGGCCGTCTCCAGCTTTGCGCGACGAGGCGCGTCCTCGATCATCGTTCGCGCAGACTCGCCCATCCGGTCGGTGGCTGACCTGAAAGGCAAGAAGGTGGCCTATCTCGCTGGCACGGTGCGGCACGCTTCGCTGGTCAGGGTGCTGCAGTCGGTCGACTTGACGATCAAGGACATACAGTCGCTGCAACTCGACGCGATGGCGTCCGCGCCGGCCTTGCTGCGCGGTGATATCGACGCGCTGGTCGAAGGTGAGGGAACGGTCTGGAAGCTGATGCAGCAAAAGGCCGTCCGTGTGCTTGTCGACGGGCGTAATCATCCAGAGTGGGCGACGCCGAGCGTCATCACCGTAAACGGAGACTTCGCTCGTCGTCATCCAGACTTGGTGCGCCGCTTTCTGGCCGTCGATTTGCAATGCGCCGAGTGGGCTGATGCCCATCCAGAGGAAACCATTCGGGTGCTCTCAAAACTGAATGGGCAGCCGGTTGAATACCTCCGGACCTATCACCCGGACGGGCGATTTTTTGCCCAGCCTGCGATCACGAGCGAGGCTCTGCAGTCGTTGCGCGACGAAGAGGAGTTCATGCGGAGCACCGCCCTTTTGAAGGGCTCGATCGATCACGGCACCTGGGTGGACAGAAGTTACATCGACGCGGTTTACGCCGCGTCCGGCAAAGGAAACGCGAGCGAAACAGTGCGCGTTGTTTCCGATCAAAAAGCACAAGCTTCGCAATAA
- a CDS encoding acyl-CoA dehydratase activase, which yields MSSVNKVEGIYAGVDVGSLASKSVVLRDGEIIGQAIIASGLSSDASGKSVLLEALANAGVELADVNHVVATGYGRITASYATKTITEISCHARGTNFLYPNVRTIIDMGGQDCKAIRVDGTGNVSDFAMNDKCAAGTGRFLEVMAGVFKTPLGELGDLALKATGHVPMSSTCTVFVESETISLLARGENPSNILAGIHYAIARRIAGLFARVGIESDVFFSGGVAKNKGMKEAIETVLKVSIVEPIFDPQLTGALGAAVFAQAIGAREAKKLVEA from the coding sequence ATGTCGTCTGTAAACAAAGTAGAAGGAATTTACGCCGGGGTTGATGTCGGCTCGCTGGCTTCCAAGTCCGTGGTGCTGCGCGACGGCGAGATCATCGGCCAGGCCATAATTGCCAGCGGGCTTAGCTCGGACGCCAGCGGCAAGAGCGTGTTGCTGGAGGCTCTTGCCAACGCTGGCGTGGAACTCGCGGACGTTAACCACGTTGTCGCGACAGGCTATGGACGCATCACCGCATCTTACGCCACCAAGACGATAACCGAAATCAGTTGCCACGCCAGAGGCACCAACTTCCTCTATCCGAACGTGCGCACCATCATCGACATGGGCGGCCAGGATTGCAAGGCAATCCGCGTCGACGGCACCGGCAACGTCAGCGATTTTGCCATGAACGACAAGTGCGCAGCCGGCACCGGCCGCTTCCTTGAAGTCATGGCCGGCGTTTTCAAGACGCCGCTCGGTGAACTCGGGGATCTGGCGCTGAAGGCGACCGGACACGTGCCCATGAGCAGCACCTGCACCGTCTTCGTCGAGTCCGAGACGATCTCGCTGCTGGCGCGTGGAGAAAATCCGTCCAACATCCTGGCCGGCATCCATTATGCGATCGCGCGCCGCATTGCCGGGCTTTTCGCCCGCGTGGGCATCGAAAGCGATGTCTTCTTCTCAGGCGGCGTCGCCAAGAACAAAGGCATGAAGGAAGCAATCGAAACCGTTCTCAAGGTCAGCATCGTCGAGCCGATTTTCGATCCGCAACTGACCGGTGCTCTCGGTGCCGCGGTGTTCGCGCAAGCCATCGGCGCGCGCGAGGCGAAGAAGCTGGTGGAGGCTTAG
- a CDS encoding Crp/Fnr family transcriptional regulator — MPPRFSIDDILAKPSGASFFDGFIAQSHEKGGLISAGLPDRDGVLVVMDGKLRVYLIGEDREMTLFYLVPGDMFCTHSGCLIEAVEKTDIRYADIGTFAKKLEDNPSLAFGLIGILGRAMMGCMRTIEDLVFRDIKQRLARFFLDRARVAQGNAGTEVPLFIELTVEEIANLVGSSRQTTSAALNALMREGLISRKGRSNYTVADVGRLAAAAGTAFPPPDETTRPARQADGGR; from the coding sequence ATGCCGCCGCGTTTCAGTATCGACGACATCCTCGCGAAGCCCTCGGGAGCCTCCTTCTTCGACGGCTTCATCGCGCAAAGTCACGAGAAGGGCGGCCTCATCAGCGCGGGGCTGCCGGATCGCGACGGCGTCCTTGTGGTGATGGACGGCAAGCTGCGCGTGTATCTGATCGGCGAGGACAGGGAAATGACGCTGTTCTACCTCGTCCCCGGCGACATGTTCTGCACGCATTCCGGCTGCCTGATCGAGGCGGTGGAAAAGACCGATATTCGCTACGCCGACATCGGGACTTTCGCGAAGAAGCTGGAGGACAACCCGTCGCTGGCCTTCGGCCTCATCGGCATCCTCGGCCGGGCGATGATGGGCTGTATGCGGACGATCGAAGATCTCGTCTTCCGGGACATCAAGCAGCGGCTCGCGCGCTTCTTCCTCGACCGCGCGAGGGTAGCGCAGGGAAACGCCGGGACGGAAGTCCCGCTTTTCATCGAGCTGACCGTGGAGGAAATCGCCAATCTCGTCGGCTCCTCGCGACAGACCACGTCCGCCGCGCTGAACGCCCTCATGCGAGAGGGCCTCATCAGCCGGAAGGGCCGCTCGAACTATACGGTTGCGGATGTCGGCCGACTCGCGGCCGCAGCCGGGACCGCCTTTCCCCCGCCCGATGAGACGACACGCCCCGCCCGCCAGGCGGATGGCGGCAGATAG